One window of Populus nigra chromosome 5, ddPopNigr1.1, whole genome shotgun sequence genomic DNA carries:
- the LOC133694548 gene encoding protein TIME FOR COFFEE-like isoform X2 has protein sequence MDRNREGRRSSSNMAASNGLSRRRQQRTTRDSTEEDGQIMVQESARLRDRGGSKRERDRELLSRNKRSRRRGGGGGGGDRSVQGSNKEEGEETTEESIGYEDGNEIEDGEVSRLRPPLGAVKQVPGSRVAADEMIGVSVPRKARSASVKRSHESWVSGNGGFGCEDRRASISPAASRSFEAASPSSSIVSVIKKTKSSGPKTRLPKVSKYSTSSVQEDFEIEIAEVLYGLKKQSHGPKNEEKADNGLRKIDSMDSNGIVHDSKSSPNSNFSRTSIRSQNNASASDTLIGLGEREDAKMEFSATKSGKPSLYSESCEVSHDMVASKLASGLESQDEAMTQQDSKPAIEESGVSTKEKSVLPEEKSPVSKKLDVDFRDSVLKKSTSTVSKVDSQREEKFEIDLMAPPPMVSSPEWDGFVDLSSNPKPAAQDVEMKMENMVKNKELVDSPVTKEGVLFEDKVTKTVREKRGLKLDFEKPNRNVQQKVQPKAIVPKVETAAQSGSLPLPIAIPSWQSSNLLPLGYTTSFQTVVPMDGTTRSSKALQPPQFIPQPRPKRCATHHYIACNIRLQQQFTKMNHFWPAAAGSATLCGAKPKNLNVMPSAENMIIRHPSQGSFAVVNLNSAQDKVQAVPNIPDFTLNDRGSESATLIDTAQKKQLVLQQPPQPAPAGNLMHGPAFIFSLNQHQASTAAITSQTGPSKSASPINNESLSGSAVAGVTTNSSALPGMAAAVSFTYPNLAANEAPYLTILPNNGYPFPTPVGNPTFRGGTPAQALSFFNGSFYSSQMLHPSQLQQQQPQPVVQPGHQNASASSGSSSSHKQPKSQQRGAHVSTNNFLTSTMMQSQQPPKTRIPSHHTRKLDSEMSGESTPIIADTRASHLKKSVNGPNFMIPLQPNFGLMASTNVGGGGNHGEKQQQHQLSQEKNLKGGVELIPSQAFAMSFASFNGSKTATNLNFSAMAQNPTILQSFPDMTWQGYQVVSAAQATQKKSHQLSEGKTGGGSTNPDDGKKATMGRPSTSTGQTLIFDNSARTLDFVPSPFTGHWPSRAITGPTSIQMAANSSTTSQQQQLVQLQKQHILQQPIGAAENKAPTSSSLPSPSTDAKFSNNTPIFSRTQAQGSTPQNPQWKNSSRTPSTQSPLASLSASNTVHKNASQQQGRAPQGCSQISFGQSSKSALPPQGQQISSSNHSPSSGGNSITTSKNANANSSVPVTQPQQCDNSSSGNAQKSSPVCGRNVPSILSTCASHLSELKY, from the exons ATGGATAGAAATAGAGAAGGAAGGAGATCATCATCAAACATGGCAGCCTCTAACGGATTATCAAGACGGCGACAGCAGAGAACTACAAGAGATTCTACtg AGGAGGATGGACAAATAATGGTACAAGAATCGGCGAGGCTGAGAGATAGAGGAGGGAGTAAGAGGGAAAGAGATCGAGAATTGTTGAGTAGGAATAAGCGTAgtagaagaagaggaggaggaggagggggggGAGATAGGTCAGTACAAGGAAGTAATAAGGAAGAAGGAGAGGAGACTACAGAAGAAAGCATCGGTTATGAAGATGGTAATGAAATTGAAGACGGAGAGGTTTCTCGGTTGCGGCCGCCGCTGGGAGCTGTAAAACAAGTTCCCGGTTCTAGAGTCGCTGCTGACGAAATGATTGGTGTCTCTGTACCTAGAAAGGCCCGGTCAG CTTCTGTGAAGAGGTCACATGAGAGTTGGGTATCGGGAAATGGTGGATTTGGTTGTGAAGACAGGCGAGCTTCGATTTCACCGGCGGCGAGCAGGAGCTTTGAGGCTGCATCGCCTTCTTCGTCGATTGTTTCGGTCATAAAAAAGACG AAATCAAGTGGACCCAAGACTCGGCTTCCAAAAGTGTCGAAATATTCTACAAGTTCAGTTCAGGAAGATTTTGAGATTGAGATCGCAGAAGTTTTGTATGGTTTAAAGAAGCAATCACACGGGCCTAAGAACGAGGAGAAGGCTGACAATGGTTTGCGGAAGATTGATTCAATGGATTCTAATGGAATCGTTCATGATTCTAAATCATCTCCGAATTCAAACTTTTCTCGGACATCGATACGGAGTCAAAATAATGCCTCTGCTTCGGATACTTTAATTGGTTTAG GTGAAAGGGAGGATGCAAAAATGGAATTTTCTGCAACGAAATCGGGGAAACCATCATTGTACTCAGAATCATGTGAGGTTTCACATGACATGGTTGCTTCTAAACTTGCGTCTGGGTTGGAGTCACAGGACGAAGCAATGACACAACAGGATTCAAAACCGGCAATTGAAGAATCTGGGGTATCGACTAAGGAAAAATCTGTATTGCCAGAAGAGAAATCACCTGTGAGCAAAAAATTGGATGTTGATTTCCGTGATTCCGTTTTGAAAAAATC GACCTCAACCGTGTCAAAGGTAGACAGCCAGCGAGAGGAGAAGTTCGAGATCGATCTGATG GCTCCTCCTCCCATGGTGTCTTCTCCAGAATGGGATGGCTTTGTTGATTTGTCTTCGAATCCTAAGCCCGCAGCCCAAGATGTGGAAATG AAAATGGAAAATATGGTTAAGAATAAAGAATTGGTGGACAGTCCGGTGACGAAGGAAGGGGTTCTTTTTGAAGATAAGGTGACGAAGACAGTTAGAGAAAAGCGTGgattaaaacttgattttgagAAGCCGAATCGCAATGTGCAGCAGAAAGTGCAACCTAAAGCTATCGTTCCTAAAGTGGAGACAGCTG CTCAATCTGGTTCGTTGCCTTTGCCAATTGCCATACCTAGCTGGCAAAGTAGCAATCTTTTGCCTCTGGG ATACACGACTTCCTTTCAGACAGTTGTGCCCATGGATGGGACAACCAGATCATCCAAGGCATTACAG CCTCCACAGTTTATCCCTCAACCTCGGCCAAAGAGATGTGCAACCCATCATTATATTGCTTGCAACATTCGCTTGCAACAGCAATTTACAAAGATGAACCATTTCTGGCCAGCGGCAGCTGGCTCTGCTACTCTATGTGGAGCCAAACCCAAGAACCTCAATGTAATGCCTTCTGCAGAAAACATGATAATCAGACACCCATCGCAAGGTAGCTTTGCAGTTGTGAATCTAAATTCTGCCCAGGACAAAGTGCAGGCGGTGCCAAACATTCCAGATTTTACTCTAAATGATAGAGGCTCTGAGAGTGCCACCTTGATAGATACAGCACAGAAGAAGCAGCTAGTGCTCCAACAGCCTCCACAGCCAGCCCCAGCTGGTAATTTAATG cATGGCCCTGCTTTCATCTTCTCCCTCAATCAGCATCAAGCGTCCACAGCAGCAATAACAAGTCAAACTGGGCCTTCTAAATCTGCTTCCCCAATCAACAATGAATCATTGTCTGGCAGTGCTGTAGCTGGAGTAACGACAAACTCTTCAGCATTGCCAGGGATGGCTGCAGCTGTGAGCTTTACCTACCCAAATTTGGCAGCCAATGAAGCTCCGTACTTGACAATTCTACCAAACAATGGTTATCCATTCCCCACTCCTGTTGGAAACCCAACATTCAGAGGTGGAACCCCTGCCCAAGCATTGTCTTTCTTTAACGGGTCTTTCTACTCATCTCAGATGTTACATCCATCCCAGCTTCAGCAGCAACAACCTCAACCTGTAGTCCAACCAGGACATCAGAATGCAAGTGCTTCAAGTGGCTCATCATCATCTCACAAGCAACCCAAAAGTCAGCAACGGGGGGCACATGTTAGCACTAATAACTTTTTGACCTCGACAATGATGCAGTCACAGCAGCCGCCAAAGACTCGTATACCTTCCCATCACACTCGGAAGCTTGACTCTGAGATGAGTGGGGAGAGCACCCCAATAATTGCTGATACCCGAGCCTCTCACTTGAAAAAGAGTGTTAATGGCCCTAATTTTATGATTCCTCTTCAGCCAAACTTTGGTTTAATGGCTTCTACAAATGTTGGTGGCGGTGGAAATCATGGTGAAAAGCAGCAGCAACATCAATTGTCACAGGAAAAGAATTTGAAGGGTGGAGTAGAGCTTATCCCCTCTCAAGCATTTGCAATGTCATTCGCCTCTTTCAATGGAAGCAAGACAGCTACGAACCTTAATTTCTCAGCTATGGCACAAAATCCTACCATCTTACAAAGCTTCCCAGACATGACATGGCAGGGGTACCAGGTTGTATCAGCAGCTCAGGCCACACAAAAGAAGAGCCATCAGCTGTCTGAAGGGAAGACTGGAGGCGGTTCAACCAATCCTGACGATGGAAAAAAAGCTACAATGGGAAGGCCATCTACAAGTACTGGGCAGACACTTATTTTCGATAATTCAGCTAGAACTCTCGACTTTGTGCCATCTCCTTTCACTGGACACTGGCCTTCTCGCGCCATCACCGGACCTACGAGCATTCAAATGGCTGCTAATTCAAGCACAACTTCTCAGCAACAACAGCTCGTTCAGCTTCAGAAGCAACATATTTTGCAGCAGCCTATTGGTGCAGCCGAAAATAAAGCACCAACATCCAGCAGCCTGCCTTCGCCCTCCACTGATGCCAAGTTTTCAAATAATACTCCCATTTTTTCTCGAACTCAAGCTCAGGGAAGTACTCCACAAAATCCCCAGTGGAAGAACTCGTCCAGAACCCCTTCCACGCAATCCCCACTTGCATCTCTCTCAGCATCCAACACAGTTCATAAGAATGCTTCCCAGCAGCAAGGAAGAGCACCACAAGGCTGTAGCCAAATATCATTTGGGCAAAGTTCCAAGTCTGCTTTGCCGCCACAAGGGCAACAAATATCCTCTAGTAACCATTCTCCATCTAGTGGTGGCAACTCGATAACAACTTCAAAGAATGCCAACGCTAATTCATCGGTTCCTGTTACACAGCCACAGCAGTGTGACAACTCCTCAAGTGGGAATGCCCAGAAGTCCTCCCCGGTTTGTGGTAGGAATGTGCCATCAATCTTAAGCACGTGCGCCAGCCACCTTTCTGAGCTGAAGTACTAG
- the LOC133694548 gene encoding protein TIME FOR COFFEE-like isoform X1, protein MDRNREGRRSSSNMAASNGLSRRRQQRTTRDSTEEDGQIMVQESARLRDRGGSKRERDRELLSRNKRSRRRGGGGGGGDRSVQGSNKEEGEETTEESIGYEDGNEIEDGEVSRLRPPLGAVKQVPGSRVAADEMIGVSVPRKARSASVKRSHESWVSGNGGFGCEDRRASISPAASRSFEAASPSSSIVSVIKKTKSSGPKTRLPKVSKYSTSSVQEDFEIEIAEVLYGLKKQSHGPKNEEKADNGLRKIDSMDSNGIVHDSKSSPNSNFSRTSIRSQNNASASDTLIGLVTGEREDAKMEFSATKSGKPSLYSESCEVSHDMVASKLASGLESQDEAMTQQDSKPAIEESGVSTKEKSVLPEEKSPVSKKLDVDFRDSVLKKSTSTVSKVDSQREEKFEIDLMAPPPMVSSPEWDGFVDLSSNPKPAAQDVEMKMENMVKNKELVDSPVTKEGVLFEDKVTKTVREKRGLKLDFEKPNRNVQQKVQPKAIVPKVETAAQSGSLPLPIAIPSWQSSNLLPLGYTTSFQTVVPMDGTTRSSKALQPPQFIPQPRPKRCATHHYIACNIRLQQQFTKMNHFWPAAAGSATLCGAKPKNLNVMPSAENMIIRHPSQGSFAVVNLNSAQDKVQAVPNIPDFTLNDRGSESATLIDTAQKKQLVLQQPPQPAPAGNLMHGPAFIFSLNQHQASTAAITSQTGPSKSASPINNESLSGSAVAGVTTNSSALPGMAAAVSFTYPNLAANEAPYLTILPNNGYPFPTPVGNPTFRGGTPAQALSFFNGSFYSSQMLHPSQLQQQQPQPVVQPGHQNASASSGSSSSHKQPKSQQRGAHVSTNNFLTSTMMQSQQPPKTRIPSHHTRKLDSEMSGESTPIIADTRASHLKKSVNGPNFMIPLQPNFGLMASTNVGGGGNHGEKQQQHQLSQEKNLKGGVELIPSQAFAMSFASFNGSKTATNLNFSAMAQNPTILQSFPDMTWQGYQVVSAAQATQKKSHQLSEGKTGGGSTNPDDGKKATMGRPSTSTGQTLIFDNSARTLDFVPSPFTGHWPSRAITGPTSIQMAANSSTTSQQQQLVQLQKQHILQQPIGAAENKAPTSSSLPSPSTDAKFSNNTPIFSRTQAQGSTPQNPQWKNSSRTPSTQSPLASLSASNTVHKNASQQQGRAPQGCSQISFGQSSKSALPPQGQQISSSNHSPSSGGNSITTSKNANANSSVPVTQPQQCDNSSSGNAQKSSPVCGRNVPSILSTCASHLSELKY, encoded by the exons ATGGATAGAAATAGAGAAGGAAGGAGATCATCATCAAACATGGCAGCCTCTAACGGATTATCAAGACGGCGACAGCAGAGAACTACAAGAGATTCTACtg AGGAGGATGGACAAATAATGGTACAAGAATCGGCGAGGCTGAGAGATAGAGGAGGGAGTAAGAGGGAAAGAGATCGAGAATTGTTGAGTAGGAATAAGCGTAgtagaagaagaggaggaggaggagggggggGAGATAGGTCAGTACAAGGAAGTAATAAGGAAGAAGGAGAGGAGACTACAGAAGAAAGCATCGGTTATGAAGATGGTAATGAAATTGAAGACGGAGAGGTTTCTCGGTTGCGGCCGCCGCTGGGAGCTGTAAAACAAGTTCCCGGTTCTAGAGTCGCTGCTGACGAAATGATTGGTGTCTCTGTACCTAGAAAGGCCCGGTCAG CTTCTGTGAAGAGGTCACATGAGAGTTGGGTATCGGGAAATGGTGGATTTGGTTGTGAAGACAGGCGAGCTTCGATTTCACCGGCGGCGAGCAGGAGCTTTGAGGCTGCATCGCCTTCTTCGTCGATTGTTTCGGTCATAAAAAAGACG AAATCAAGTGGACCCAAGACTCGGCTTCCAAAAGTGTCGAAATATTCTACAAGTTCAGTTCAGGAAGATTTTGAGATTGAGATCGCAGAAGTTTTGTATGGTTTAAAGAAGCAATCACACGGGCCTAAGAACGAGGAGAAGGCTGACAATGGTTTGCGGAAGATTGATTCAATGGATTCTAATGGAATCGTTCATGATTCTAAATCATCTCCGAATTCAAACTTTTCTCGGACATCGATACGGAGTCAAAATAATGCCTCTGCTTCGGATACTTTAATTGGTTTAG TTACAGGTGAAAGGGAGGATGCAAAAATGGAATTTTCTGCAACGAAATCGGGGAAACCATCATTGTACTCAGAATCATGTGAGGTTTCACATGACATGGTTGCTTCTAAACTTGCGTCTGGGTTGGAGTCACAGGACGAAGCAATGACACAACAGGATTCAAAACCGGCAATTGAAGAATCTGGGGTATCGACTAAGGAAAAATCTGTATTGCCAGAAGAGAAATCACCTGTGAGCAAAAAATTGGATGTTGATTTCCGTGATTCCGTTTTGAAAAAATC GACCTCAACCGTGTCAAAGGTAGACAGCCAGCGAGAGGAGAAGTTCGAGATCGATCTGATG GCTCCTCCTCCCATGGTGTCTTCTCCAGAATGGGATGGCTTTGTTGATTTGTCTTCGAATCCTAAGCCCGCAGCCCAAGATGTGGAAATG AAAATGGAAAATATGGTTAAGAATAAAGAATTGGTGGACAGTCCGGTGACGAAGGAAGGGGTTCTTTTTGAAGATAAGGTGACGAAGACAGTTAGAGAAAAGCGTGgattaaaacttgattttgagAAGCCGAATCGCAATGTGCAGCAGAAAGTGCAACCTAAAGCTATCGTTCCTAAAGTGGAGACAGCTG CTCAATCTGGTTCGTTGCCTTTGCCAATTGCCATACCTAGCTGGCAAAGTAGCAATCTTTTGCCTCTGGG ATACACGACTTCCTTTCAGACAGTTGTGCCCATGGATGGGACAACCAGATCATCCAAGGCATTACAG CCTCCACAGTTTATCCCTCAACCTCGGCCAAAGAGATGTGCAACCCATCATTATATTGCTTGCAACATTCGCTTGCAACAGCAATTTACAAAGATGAACCATTTCTGGCCAGCGGCAGCTGGCTCTGCTACTCTATGTGGAGCCAAACCCAAGAACCTCAATGTAATGCCTTCTGCAGAAAACATGATAATCAGACACCCATCGCAAGGTAGCTTTGCAGTTGTGAATCTAAATTCTGCCCAGGACAAAGTGCAGGCGGTGCCAAACATTCCAGATTTTACTCTAAATGATAGAGGCTCTGAGAGTGCCACCTTGATAGATACAGCACAGAAGAAGCAGCTAGTGCTCCAACAGCCTCCACAGCCAGCCCCAGCTGGTAATTTAATG cATGGCCCTGCTTTCATCTTCTCCCTCAATCAGCATCAAGCGTCCACAGCAGCAATAACAAGTCAAACTGGGCCTTCTAAATCTGCTTCCCCAATCAACAATGAATCATTGTCTGGCAGTGCTGTAGCTGGAGTAACGACAAACTCTTCAGCATTGCCAGGGATGGCTGCAGCTGTGAGCTTTACCTACCCAAATTTGGCAGCCAATGAAGCTCCGTACTTGACAATTCTACCAAACAATGGTTATCCATTCCCCACTCCTGTTGGAAACCCAACATTCAGAGGTGGAACCCCTGCCCAAGCATTGTCTTTCTTTAACGGGTCTTTCTACTCATCTCAGATGTTACATCCATCCCAGCTTCAGCAGCAACAACCTCAACCTGTAGTCCAACCAGGACATCAGAATGCAAGTGCTTCAAGTGGCTCATCATCATCTCACAAGCAACCCAAAAGTCAGCAACGGGGGGCACATGTTAGCACTAATAACTTTTTGACCTCGACAATGATGCAGTCACAGCAGCCGCCAAAGACTCGTATACCTTCCCATCACACTCGGAAGCTTGACTCTGAGATGAGTGGGGAGAGCACCCCAATAATTGCTGATACCCGAGCCTCTCACTTGAAAAAGAGTGTTAATGGCCCTAATTTTATGATTCCTCTTCAGCCAAACTTTGGTTTAATGGCTTCTACAAATGTTGGTGGCGGTGGAAATCATGGTGAAAAGCAGCAGCAACATCAATTGTCACAGGAAAAGAATTTGAAGGGTGGAGTAGAGCTTATCCCCTCTCAAGCATTTGCAATGTCATTCGCCTCTTTCAATGGAAGCAAGACAGCTACGAACCTTAATTTCTCAGCTATGGCACAAAATCCTACCATCTTACAAAGCTTCCCAGACATGACATGGCAGGGGTACCAGGTTGTATCAGCAGCTCAGGCCACACAAAAGAAGAGCCATCAGCTGTCTGAAGGGAAGACTGGAGGCGGTTCAACCAATCCTGACGATGGAAAAAAAGCTACAATGGGAAGGCCATCTACAAGTACTGGGCAGACACTTATTTTCGATAATTCAGCTAGAACTCTCGACTTTGTGCCATCTCCTTTCACTGGACACTGGCCTTCTCGCGCCATCACCGGACCTACGAGCATTCAAATGGCTGCTAATTCAAGCACAACTTCTCAGCAACAACAGCTCGTTCAGCTTCAGAAGCAACATATTTTGCAGCAGCCTATTGGTGCAGCCGAAAATAAAGCACCAACATCCAGCAGCCTGCCTTCGCCCTCCACTGATGCCAAGTTTTCAAATAATACTCCCATTTTTTCTCGAACTCAAGCTCAGGGAAGTACTCCACAAAATCCCCAGTGGAAGAACTCGTCCAGAACCCCTTCCACGCAATCCCCACTTGCATCTCTCTCAGCATCCAACACAGTTCATAAGAATGCTTCCCAGCAGCAAGGAAGAGCACCACAAGGCTGTAGCCAAATATCATTTGGGCAAAGTTCCAAGTCTGCTTTGCCGCCACAAGGGCAACAAATATCCTCTAGTAACCATTCTCCATCTAGTGGTGGCAACTCGATAACAACTTCAAAGAATGCCAACGCTAATTCATCGGTTCCTGTTACACAGCCACAGCAGTGTGACAACTCCTCAAGTGGGAATGCCCAGAAGTCCTCCCCGGTTTGTGGTAGGAATGTGCCATCAATCTTAAGCACGTGCGCCAGCCACCTTTCTGAGCTGAAGTACTAG
- the LOC133693932 gene encoding probable inactive patatin-like protein 9, which produces MDLSKATLEIFSKLEQKWLSHCETTKKTRVLSIDGGGTTGIVAAAALIHLEDQIRFKTGDPQARIADFFDIIAGTGIGALLAAMLAADDGSGRPLFTARDAVAFVADKNSDLFKAKHGGFLLRRRRFSGKSMDKVLKEALKRDDGASLTLKDTCKPLLVPCFDLKSSAPFVFSRADATESPSFNFELWKVCRATSATPSLFKPFNLTSVDGKTSCSAIDGGLVMNNPTAAAVTHVLHNKRDFPTVNGVEDLLVLSLGNGSGSLTGRKLRHNGECSTSSVVDIVLDGVSETVDQMLGNAFCWNRNDYVRIQANGLASVEEEVLKERGVETLPFGGKRLLTETNAGRIESFVQRLVASGKSSLPPSPCKNSAVSPLANSR; this is translated from the exons ATGGACCTTAGTAAGGCAACGCTAGAGATCTTCTCCAAACTGGAGCAGAAATGGCTCTCGCACTGTGAAACCACCAAGAAAACGCGAGTGCTAAGCATTGATGGTGGAGGCACAACTGGCATTGTGGCCGCTGCTGCTCTCATCCACCTTGAGGACCAGATCCGCTTCAAAACTGGCGATCCTCAAGCTCGGATCGCCGATTTCTTTGATATCATTGCTGGCACTGGAATCGGAGCTCTCCTCGCCGCCATGCTCGCCGCCGACGATGGTTCTGGCCGTCCGCTCTTCACTGCCAGAGACGCCGTTGCATTTGTTGCCGACAAAAACTCCGACCTCTTCAAAGCGAAGCACGGTGGCTTCCTCCTCCGCCGCAGGAGGTTCTCTGGTAAGAGCATGGACAAAGTATTGAAAGAAGCGTTGAAGAGGGATGATGGAGCTAGTTTGACCTTGAAGGACACGTGTAAGCCTCTCCTTGTTCCTTGCTTTGACCTAAAGAGCTCtgctccttttgttttctcccGAGCAGACGCGACCGAATCACCAAGTTTTAACTTCGAGCTCTGGAAAGTCTGCCGTGCCACGTCAGCGACTCCAAGCCTCTTCAAGCCGTTTAACTTAACGTCAGTTGATGGCAAAACCTCGTGCTCCGCAATTGACGGAGGTCTCGTGATGAACAATCCAACAGCAGCGGCAGTTACACACGTGCTCCACAACAAGCGTGATTTCCCCACCGTTAATGGCGTAGAGGATCTGTTGGTTCTGTCATTAGGAAATGGAAGTGGATCGCTGACTGGAAGGAAGCTCCGTCATAACGGCGAGTGCTCGACGTCGTCTGTTGTTGACATTGTGCTCGACGGAGTCTCAGAGACTGTTGACCAAATGCTGGGTAACGCATTCTGTTGGAACCGTAATGATTACGTCAGAATTCAG GCAAACGGATTAGCGAGCGTGGAGGAGGAGGTGCTAAAGGAGAGAGGAGTGGAAACGTTACCGTTTGGTGGGAAGCGGTTATTGACGGAGACCAACGCCGGAAGAATAGAGAGCTTTGTGCAACGACTTGTTGCTTCAGGGAAGAGTAGTTTGCCTCCTAGTCCTTGCAAGAACTCCGCCGTCAGTCCTCTCGCCAACAGTCGCTAA
- the LOC133694154 gene encoding uncharacterized protein LOC133694154 isoform X2, giving the protein MAPPNSLSKPLLQNRGVIRNATIEEIEAGKSLIEEDAYAQYLVAAIGLQDSTPLNTPTELNLKLHKEEGDLLSDPATYCMLVCSLVYLTITTLDISYAVQ; this is encoded by the exons ATGGCTCCTCCAAACTCCCTGTCAAAACCGTTGTTGCAAAACAG AGGAGTGATTAGGAATGCTACTATTGAAGAGATCGAAGCGGGGAAATCTTTGATTGAGGAAGATGCT TATGCCCAGTATTTGGTGGCTGCTATTGGTCTCCAAGACTCTACCCCTCTTAATACTCCCACGGAACTTAATCTCAAGCTGCACAAAGAAGAGGGTGACTTGTTATCAGACCCTGCAACCTATTGCATGTTGGTTTGTAGCTTGGTCTATCTAACAATTACTACACTAGATATTTCTTATGCAGTCCAATAG
- the LOC133694154 gene encoding uncharacterized protein LOC133694154 isoform X1: MAPPNSLSKPLLQNRRGVIRNATIEEIEAGKSLIEEDAYAQYLVAAIGLQDSTPLNTPTELNLKLHKEEGDLLSDPATYCMLVCSLVYLTITTLDISYAVQ; encoded by the exons ATGGCTCCTCCAAACTCCCTGTCAAAACCGTTGTTGCAAAACAG AAGAGGAGTGATTAGGAATGCTACTATTGAAGAGATCGAAGCGGGGAAATCTTTGATTGAGGAAGATGCT TATGCCCAGTATTTGGTGGCTGCTATTGGTCTCCAAGACTCTACCCCTCTTAATACTCCCACGGAACTTAATCTCAAGCTGCACAAAGAAGAGGGTGACTTGTTATCAGACCCTGCAACCTATTGCATGTTGGTTTGTAGCTTGGTCTATCTAACAATTACTACACTAGATATTTCTTATGCAGTCCAATAG